The sequence below is a genomic window from bacterium.
CTCGGCGAGCGCCTCGACGCCCACCGCCAGCGCCTCCTTGGCGCGCGGCTTGTCCTCCGAGGTGAAGCCGAGGGTGTCGCCCGGATCGACGTCCTTCAGCCGAAAGCGGTCGCCGTCGTCGACGCGGAAGGTCTCGATCAGCTTGCGCGCCCGCTTGACCAGGGCGTCGAGGTCGACCTCCGGCGCCTTGGCCATCGCGCCGGCGCGGGCATCCATCCGTTCCGTGAGCACTTTCTTCAGACCCATGACTCTCCCTCCGTTGTCGGGCGCGGTGGCTCGCGTCGTCGTTCGCCCCGCGCCTTCATGCATCGACCCGCCTCACCCGTTGTCGCCGGCGGTGTCGGGACGCCGGCGCGCGGCGCCGCCGCGCCGGCCCCAGCGCCAGCCGCTGATCTCCGGCATGTCGTCGCCGTAGCGGGCGATGTACTGCTTGTGCTCGAGCAGCTTGTCGCGGATCGCCTGTTTGGCGTAGGCGGCGCGCGCCGCCAGCCGGGGCACGCGATCGATCACGTCGCTGACCAGCGAGAAGCGATCGAGCTGGTTGCGCACCACCATGTCGAACGGCGTCGTCGTCGTGCCCTCCTCCTTGTAGCCGCGGACGTGCAGGTTGTCGTGTCCGCTCCGGCGGTACGTGAGGCGGTGGATCAGCCAGGGATAGCCGTGGAAGGCGAAGATGATCGGCTTGTCGACGGTGAACAGCGCGTCGAAGTCCTGATCGGTGAGGCCGTGCGGATGTTCGCTCGGCGGCTGCAGCTTCATCAGGTCGACGATGTTGATCACCCGCACCCTGAGCTCCGGCACGTGCGCGCGCAGCAGGTCCACCGCGGCCAGCGTCTCCAGCGTCGGCACGTCGCCGCAGCAGGCCATCACCACGTCGGGCTCGCCGCCGCGGTCGTTCGACGCCCACTCCCAGATGCCGATGCCGGCGGTGCAGTGCTTCACCGCCTCGTCCATGGTCAGCCACTGCGGCGCCGGCTGTTTGCCGGCGACGACGACGTTGACGTAGTTGCGGCTGCGCAGGCAGTGGTCGGTCACCGACAGCAGACAGTTCGCATCGGGTGGCAGGTAGACGCGGATCACCTCCGCCTTCTTGTTGACGACGTGGTCGATGAAGCCCGGATCCTGGTGCGAGAAGCCGTTGTGGTCCTGGCGCCACACGTGCGAGCTCAGCAGGTAGTTGAGCGAGGCGATCGGCCGCCGCCACGGGATCTGGTGGCAGACCTTCAACCACTTGGCGTGCTGGTTGAACATCGAATCGACGATGTGGATGAACGCCTCGTAGCAACTGAAGAAGCCGTGCCGGCCGGTGAGCAGGTAACCCTCGAGCCAGCCCTGGCACTGGTGCTCGCTCAGCACCTCCATGACCCGGCCGTCGGGCGCCAGGTGGTCGTCGTCGGGGTAGATGTCGGCGACGTAGCAGCGGTTGGTCACCTCGAGGATGTCCTGCCAGCGGTTGGAGTTGTTCTCGTCGGGGCTGAAGACGCGGAAGTTGCGGCTCGGCAGGTTGAGCTTCATCACGTCGCGCAGGAACGCGCCCTGGACGCGCGTCGCCTCGGCGGTCGTCGCTCCCGGACTGGGCACCGGCACGGCATAGTCGGCGAAGGCCGGCAGCCGCAGGTCGCGCAGGAGCAGGCCGCCGTTGGCGTGCGGATTGGCGCTCATCCGCCGTTCGCCCTTGGGCGCCAGCGCCGCCAACTCGGGGCGCAGGCGCCCGTCGGCATCGAAGAGCTCCTGCGGCCGGTAGCTCTTCATCCACCGCTCGAGGACGCGGACGTGCTCTGGCTTGTCCATGTCCGCCATCGGCACCTGATGGCTGCGCCAGTAGTCCTCGCACTTGAGGCCATCGATGCGCGGCGGACAGGTCCAGCCCTTGGGCGTGCGCAGCACGATCATCGGCCAGCGCGGCCGGCGGACGATCGCCCGCGGCGCCCGCGCCGCGGCCCAGATCGCCCGGATCTCGGCATGGCAGGCGTCGAGGGCGGCCGCCATCTGCTGGTGCAGCGGTTCCGGATCGTGGCCGGTGACGAAGTGCGGCCGGTAGCCGTACCCCTCGAGCAACTTGCGCAGCTCGTCCTCGGGGATGCGCGCCAGGAAGCAGGGGTTGGCGATCTTGTAGCCGTTGAGGTGGAGAATCGGCAGCACGGCGCCGTCGCGCGCCGGGTTGAGGAACTTGTTCGAGTGCCAGCCGGTGGCCAGCGGGCCGGTCTCGGCCTCGCCGTCGCCGACGACGCAGGCGACGATCAGCTCGGGGTTGTCGAAGGCGGCGCCGAAAGCGTGCGAGAGGGCGTAGCCGAGCTCGCCGCCCTCGTGGATCGAGCCCGGGGTCTCCGGCGCGACGTGGCTCGGGATGCCGCCGGGGAAGCTGAACTGCTTGAACAGCCGCTGCATGCCCTCGGCGTCCGGCGTGATGTTCGGATAGACCTCGCTGTAGGTGTGCTCGAGCCAGGCCTGGGCCACCAGGGCCGGACCGCCGTGGCCGGGGCCGATCACGTAGATCATGTCGAGGTCGTGCGCGACGATCAGCCGGTTGAGGTGAACGTAGATGAAGTTGAGCCCCGGCGTGGTGCCCCAGTGGCCGAGCAGGCGCGGCTTGATGTGCTGGCGCCGGAGCGGCTGGCGGAGGAGTGGGTTGTCGAGCAGGTAGATCTGGCCGACCGACAGGTAGTTCGCGGCCCGCCAGTAGGCGTGCGTGCGGCGCAGCAGGTCGGGCGACAGCGGCCCGCCGGTGGCGCGCCGGCGGAGCGGCGGGGACGCCGCCGCCTTCCCGACCTGTCGCGCGGCGCGCGGCCGCCGCGCGGACGGGGACGCCGGCGCTCCTGTGGGTCGTGCCATCGCGTGCTCCTTTCGTTCAGCCGCCGAGCGCGATCGCGGTGCCGACCAGGGCGAGGCCGACGACGAGGAAGGCGAACCCGGCGCGCCAGCGGTTGGTGAAGCTGTAGTGTCCCCACTGATAGCCGACGGCGAAGAGGCCGCCCAGCAGGAGGAGATTGGACACCCGCAATGCCCGGGTCGGCGAATCGATCACCAGAAAGGGCAGCGCGGCGGGCACCGAGGTCAGCATCACCAGGAGGGCACTGGCGATGGCGCCGTAGACGTCCTCGCGGTGCAATCCCAAGCGTCCGATGGGGACGCGCAGGGCGGCGCCGCGCACCAGGGCGAGGAGCTGCGCGCGCTCCTCCGGGGTCGCCGCCGCGGTCACGGCGCCGCCCACGGCGTCCTCCACCGCGTCGTCCACCACCGCCAGCGCCGTCGCCTCGTCGGGAGCGGCGTGCAGGGCGCGCAGCCGGCGTTGCGAGCGGCTGCGTTCGAGCAGACACGTCGTCAGGTACATCGCGCCGTCGATCAACCCCCAGGCGATGTTGCAGCCGATGGTCGCGATCAGCAGCCCGCGGGTCGCCTGCGGTCCGTCGCCGACGGCGAAGCCGGCGGTGAGCGTGAAGGTCAGCACCATGATGAGGCCGAACAACACCTCGTTCAGCCGATCGGCGGGCTCGAGATAGCGCTGCAGGAGGCGTTCCCGCGGCCGGGCGGAGGACGCCGGCGCCGAGCGCGGCGCGGCGGCGGTCATCGCTGCGCGAGCCACCGCGCGTGCTGATCGCGGAGCAGGGTGATCGCCTCCCCGG
It includes:
- a CDS encoding phosphoketolase family protein, which gives rise to MARPTGAPASPSARRPRAARQVGKAAASPPLRRRATGGPLSPDLLRRTHAYWRAANYLSVGQIYLLDNPLLRQPLRRQHIKPRLLGHWGTTPGLNFIYVHLNRLIVAHDLDMIYVIGPGHGGPALVAQAWLEHTYSEVYPNITPDAEGMQRLFKQFSFPGGIPSHVAPETPGSIHEGGELGYALSHAFGAAFDNPELIVACVVGDGEAETGPLATGWHSNKFLNPARDGAVLPILHLNGYKIANPCFLARIPEDELRKLLEGYGYRPHFVTGHDPEPLHQQMAAALDACHAEIRAIWAAARAPRAIVRRPRWPMIVLRTPKGWTCPPRIDGLKCEDYWRSHQVPMADMDKPEHVRVLERWMKSYRPQELFDADGRLRPELAALAPKGERRMSANPHANGGLLLRDLRLPAFADYAVPVPSPGATTAEATRVQGAFLRDVMKLNLPSRNFRVFSPDENNSNRWQDILEVTNRCYVADIYPDDDHLAPDGRVMEVLSEHQCQGWLEGYLLTGRHGFFSCYEAFIHIVDSMFNQHAKWLKVCHQIPWRRPIASLNYLLSSHVWRQDHNGFSHQDPGFIDHVVNKKAEVIRVYLPPDANCLLSVTDHCLRSRNYVNVVVAGKQPAPQWLTMDEAVKHCTAGIGIWEWASNDRGGEPDVVMACCGDVPTLETLAAVDLLRAHVPELRVRVINIVDLMKLQPPSEHPHGLTDQDFDALFTVDKPIIFAFHGYPWLIHRLTYRRSGHDNLHVRGYKEEGTTTTPFDMVVRNQLDRFSLVSDVIDRVPRLAARAAYAKQAIRDKLLEHKQYIARYGDDMPEISGWRWGRRGGAARRRPDTAGDNG
- a CDS encoding VIT family protein encodes the protein MARAAMTAAAPRSAPASSARPRERLLQRYLEPADRLNEVLFGLIMVLTFTLTAGFAVGDGPQATRGLLIATIGCNIAWGLIDGAMYLTTCLLERSRSQRRLRALHAAPDEATALAVVDDAVEDAVGGAVTAAATPEERAQLLALVRGAALRVPIGRLGLHREDVYGAIASALLVMLTSVPAALPFLVIDSPTRALRVSNLLLLGGLFAVGYQWGHYSFTNRWRAGFAFLVVGLALVGTAIALGG